From the genome of Vicia villosa cultivar HV-30 ecotype Madison, WI linkage group LG2, Vvil1.0, whole genome shotgun sequence, one region includes:
- the LOC131650631 gene encoding ABC transporter B family member 26, chloroplastic isoform X1 produces MSQLLTGTHPYLPPPPILHHRIKPLTTVSSNTRFNFAPNRITLSYSNRILLPSPLKSASINEVSVQNTPEASSISDEILGRIREFVKFLPSIFPGGAWWNFSDEVDASIFGQPVTVWYALGKMWNLVARDRWVIFAAFTALIIAAVSEISIPHFLTASIFSAQGGDITVFHRNVRLLILLCGISGICSGIRGCFFGIANMILVKRMRETLYSSLLLQDISFFDNETVGDLTSRLGADCQQVSRVIGNDLNLILRNVLQGGGSLIYLLVLSWPLGLCTLVICSILAAVMLRYGRYQKKAARLIQEVTASANNVAQETFSLIRTVRVYGTEEEEQGRYKLWLDKLADISLRQSAAYGFWNFNFNTLYHSTQVIAVLFGGMSILAGHITAEKLTKFILYSEWLIYSTWWVGDNISNLMQSVGASEKVFNLMDLSPSSQFITEGMRLQSLTGHLEFVNVSFHYSSRPTVSVVQHVNFVVNPSEVVAIVGLSGSGKSTLVNLLLRLYEPTSGQILIDGVPHKDLDVMWWRERIGYVGQEPKLFRMDISSNIRYGCTRDVKQEDIEWAAKQAYAHDFISALPNGYETLVDDDLLSGGQKQRIAIARAILRDPKILILDEATSALDAESEHNVKGVLRSVRSDSASRRSVIVIAHRLSTIQAADRIVVMDRGQIVENGSHRELLLKDGLYARLTRKQADSME; encoded by the exons ATGTCTCAACTACTCACAGGCACACATCCTTACCTCCCTCCACCTCCAATCCTTCACCACCGCATCAAACCTCTAACCACAGTCTCCTCCAATACCCGCTTCAATTTCGCACCAAATCGAATCACTCTATCCTACTCCAACCGCATTCTCTTACCCTCTCCGTTAAAGTCGGCGTCCATCAACGAAGTCTCCGTCCAGAACACTCCAGAAGCTTCCAGCATTTCTGATGAAATTCTCGGCAGAATACGAGAATTTGTTAAGTTCCTTCCTTCAATTTTCCCGGGAGGAGCCTGGTGGAACTTCTCCGATGAGGTGGATGCTTCCATTTTCGGTCAACCGGTTACGGTCTGGTATGCTTTGGGTAAAATGTGGAACCTTGTTGCTCGTGATAGATGGGTCATTTTCGCTGCTTTCACTGCTCTTATAATTGCAGCA GTTTCGGAGATTTCTATACCGCATTTCTTGACAGCTTCAATATTCTCAGCACAGGGTGGGGATATTACTGTTTTTCATAGGAATGTGCGGTTGTTGATTCTCTTGTGTGGTATTTCTGGAATATGCAG TGGGATTCGAGGTTGCTTTTTTGGCATTGCAAACATGATTCTG GTTAAGAGAATGAGAGAAACATTATACTCTTCCCTCCTTCTTCAG GATATATCGTTTTTTGACAATGAAACAGTAGGAGATTTGACAAGTAGACTTGGGGCAGATTGTCAGCAAGTTTCAAGGGTTATTGGAAATGATCTTAATTTGATATTGCGCAATGTCCTTCAG GGAGGAGGTTCATTAATCTACTTGCTGGTTTTGTCTTGGCCACTTGGTTTATGCACATTGGTGATATGCTCCATATTAGCAGCGGTCATGTTACGTTATGGAAG GTACCAGAAGAAGGCAGCAAGGTTGATCCAAGAAGTCACTGCTTCTGCTAATAAT GTAGCTCAAGAGACATTCTCTCTAATTAGAACCGTTCGAGTTTAtggaacagaagaagaagaacaggGAAG GTACAAATTGTGGCTGGACAAATTAGCTGACATAAGCTTGCGACAAAGCGCTGCGTATGGATTTTGGAATTTTAACTTCAACACTCTTTATCACTCAACTCAG GTTATTGCCGTGCTATTTGGAGGAATGTCTATTCTAGCGGGTCATATTACAGCAGAGAAACTTACTAAGTTTATACTATACAGTGAATGGTTAATTTATTCAACCTGGTGGGTGGGCGACAATATATCCAATTTGATGCAGTCAGTTGGAGCTAGTGAAAAAGTGTTCAATTTAATGGATCTCTCGCCTAGCAGCCAATTTATAACAGAAG GAATGAGGTTGCAAAGTTTAACGGGGCATTTGGAGTTTGTAAATGTATCTTTTCACTATTCTTCGAGGCCAACG GTATCTGTAGTGCAACATGTAAACTTTGTTGTCAATCCTAGCGAGGTGGTTGCCATT GTTGGTCTTAGTGGCAGCGGAAAAAGCACATTGGTGAATCTTTTGCTCCGTCTCTATGAGCCTACTAGTGGTCAG ATTTTGATAGATGGTGTCCCTCATAAAGACTTGGATGTCATGTGGTGGAGAGAGAGAATCGGATATGTGGGACAG GAACCAAAGCTATTCCGGATGGATATTAGCTCGAACATCAGATATGGATGTACCCGAGATGTAAAGCAGGAGGATATTGAGTGGGCTGCGAAGCAGGCCTATGCTCACGACTTTATCTCAGCACTTCCTAATGGTTATGAAACACTTGTTGATGATGATCTTTTAAGTGGCGGACAAAAGCAGCGAATTGCTATTGCTAGGGCCATTCTTAGGGACCCAAAAATATTAATCCTTGATGAAGCCACTAGTGCATTGGATGCTGAAAGTGAACACAATGTGAAG GGTGTTCTTCGATCTGTTAGAAGTGATTCAGCATCAAGGAGAAGTGTCATAGTCATTGCACACAG GCTTTCTACCATACAAGCTGCTGACAGGATTGTGGTTATGGATAGGGGTCAAATTGTTGAG AATGGAAGTCACAGGGAGCTTCTCTTGAAAGACGGTTTATATGCTCGGTTGACTAGAAAACAGGCTGATTCCATGGAGTGA
- the LOC131650631 gene encoding ABC transporter B family member 26, chloroplastic isoform X2, which translates to MQVKIFGIRGCFFGIANMILVKRMRETLYSSLLLQDISFFDNETVGDLTSRLGADCQQVSRVIGNDLNLILRNVLQGGGSLIYLLVLSWPLGLCTLVICSILAAVMLRYGRYQKKAARLIQEVTASANNVAQETFSLIRTVRVYGTEEEEQGRYKLWLDKLADISLRQSAAYGFWNFNFNTLYHSTQVIAVLFGGMSILAGHITAEKLTKFILYSEWLIYSTWWVGDNISNLMQSVGASEKVFNLMDLSPSSQFITEGMRLQSLTGHLEFVNVSFHYSSRPTVSVVQHVNFVVNPSEVVAIVGLSGSGKSTLVNLLLRLYEPTSGQILIDGVPHKDLDVMWWRERIGYVGQEPKLFRMDISSNIRYGCTRDVKQEDIEWAAKQAYAHDFISALPNGYETLVDDDLLSGGQKQRIAIARAILRDPKILILDEATSALDAESEHNVKGVLRSVRSDSASRRSVIVIAHRLSTIQAADRIVVMDRGQIVENGSHRELLLKDGLYARLTRKQADSME; encoded by the exons ATGCAGGTCAAAATCTT TGGGATTCGAGGTTGCTTTTTTGGCATTGCAAACATGATTCTG GTTAAGAGAATGAGAGAAACATTATACTCTTCCCTCCTTCTTCAG GATATATCGTTTTTTGACAATGAAACAGTAGGAGATTTGACAAGTAGACTTGGGGCAGATTGTCAGCAAGTTTCAAGGGTTATTGGAAATGATCTTAATTTGATATTGCGCAATGTCCTTCAG GGAGGAGGTTCATTAATCTACTTGCTGGTTTTGTCTTGGCCACTTGGTTTATGCACATTGGTGATATGCTCCATATTAGCAGCGGTCATGTTACGTTATGGAAG GTACCAGAAGAAGGCAGCAAGGTTGATCCAAGAAGTCACTGCTTCTGCTAATAAT GTAGCTCAAGAGACATTCTCTCTAATTAGAACCGTTCGAGTTTAtggaacagaagaagaagaacaggGAAG GTACAAATTGTGGCTGGACAAATTAGCTGACATAAGCTTGCGACAAAGCGCTGCGTATGGATTTTGGAATTTTAACTTCAACACTCTTTATCACTCAACTCAG GTTATTGCCGTGCTATTTGGAGGAATGTCTATTCTAGCGGGTCATATTACAGCAGAGAAACTTACTAAGTTTATACTATACAGTGAATGGTTAATTTATTCAACCTGGTGGGTGGGCGACAATATATCCAATTTGATGCAGTCAGTTGGAGCTAGTGAAAAAGTGTTCAATTTAATGGATCTCTCGCCTAGCAGCCAATTTATAACAGAAG GAATGAGGTTGCAAAGTTTAACGGGGCATTTGGAGTTTGTAAATGTATCTTTTCACTATTCTTCGAGGCCAACG GTATCTGTAGTGCAACATGTAAACTTTGTTGTCAATCCTAGCGAGGTGGTTGCCATT GTTGGTCTTAGTGGCAGCGGAAAAAGCACATTGGTGAATCTTTTGCTCCGTCTCTATGAGCCTACTAGTGGTCAG ATTTTGATAGATGGTGTCCCTCATAAAGACTTGGATGTCATGTGGTGGAGAGAGAGAATCGGATATGTGGGACAG GAACCAAAGCTATTCCGGATGGATATTAGCTCGAACATCAGATATGGATGTACCCGAGATGTAAAGCAGGAGGATATTGAGTGGGCTGCGAAGCAGGCCTATGCTCACGACTTTATCTCAGCACTTCCTAATGGTTATGAAACACTTGTTGATGATGATCTTTTAAGTGGCGGACAAAAGCAGCGAATTGCTATTGCTAGGGCCATTCTTAGGGACCCAAAAATATTAATCCTTGATGAAGCCACTAGTGCATTGGATGCTGAAAGTGAACACAATGTGAAG GGTGTTCTTCGATCTGTTAGAAGTGATTCAGCATCAAGGAGAAGTGTCATAGTCATTGCACACAG GCTTTCTACCATACAAGCTGCTGACAGGATTGTGGTTATGGATAGGGGTCAAATTGTTGAG AATGGAAGTCACAGGGAGCTTCTCTTGAAAGACGGTTTATATGCTCGGTTGACTAGAAAACAGGCTGATTCCATGGAGTGA